A section of the Pseudomonas tritici genome encodes:
- a CDS encoding SAM-dependent methyltransferase: MSVATPYFDQLFAENDDPWAFRQRWYERRKRALTLAILTRPRYASVFEPGCANGELSFELAPRCDRLLCCDTAAAAVALASSRLLGFPHAQVRQSRLPEQWPTGQFELIVLSELCYYLDADDLSELIDRARASLTDDGQVLACHWRPPIEGCPQTAEQVHALLQQRLDMPRIASHHEHDFLLDLWSRDGTSVATLEGLR, translated from the coding sequence ATGAGTGTGGCCACGCCTTACTTCGACCAGTTGTTCGCCGAGAACGACGACCCCTGGGCGTTTCGCCAACGCTGGTACGAGCGACGCAAACGCGCACTGACCCTGGCGATACTCACGCGGCCGCGCTACGCCTCGGTGTTCGAGCCCGGTTGCGCAAATGGCGAGCTGAGCTTCGAGCTGGCGCCACGTTGTGACCGCCTGCTGTGTTGCGACACCGCCGCCGCCGCCGTGGCGCTGGCGAGTAGCCGCCTGTTGGGTTTCCCGCATGCACAAGTGCGACAGAGTCGCTTGCCCGAACAGTGGCCCACCGGCCAGTTCGAGCTGATCGTATTGAGCGAGCTGTGCTACTACCTTGACGCAGATGACCTGAGTGAGTTGATCGATCGCGCCCGCGCCTCGCTTACCGACGACGGCCAAGTGCTGGCCTGCCACTGGCGCCCGCCTATCGAAGGTTGCCCGCAGACTGCCGAGCAGGTGCACGCGCTGCTCCAGCAGCGCCTGGACATGCCGCGGATCGCAAGCCATCACGAACACGACTTTCTTCTTGATCTATGGAGCCGCGATGGCACCTCGGTCGCCACCCTTGAGGGCTTGCGATGA
- a CDS encoding glycosyltransferase, protein MIGILIPVHNEEALLGDCLEAALIAAGHPGLMGEAVTILVVLDSCSDGSAAIAQAYPVQYLEVQARNVGHVRGVGARHLLNQGARWISCTDADSRVAPDWLVAQLALGVDAVCGTVTVDAWSEDFDPAAQIRYLQGYEARDGHRHIHGANLGVSAGAYVRAGGFEPLACHEDVQLVRNLERCGASIAWSHTPQVITSARLDARAQGGFGDYLKSLMHAT, encoded by the coding sequence ATGATCGGCATTCTGATCCCGGTACATAACGAAGAGGCGTTGCTGGGCGACTGCCTTGAAGCGGCGCTGATCGCGGCTGGCCACCCCGGATTGATGGGCGAAGCAGTCACTATCCTGGTCGTGCTCGACAGTTGCAGCGATGGCAGTGCCGCCATTGCCCAGGCCTACCCGGTGCAGTACCTCGAAGTCCAGGCGCGCAATGTGGGGCATGTGCGCGGCGTTGGCGCGCGCCACCTGCTCAATCAGGGCGCGCGCTGGATCTCCTGCACGGACGCCGACAGCCGGGTTGCCCCGGACTGGCTGGTGGCGCAGCTGGCGCTGGGGGTGGATGCGGTGTGCGGCACTGTCACGGTGGACGCCTGGAGCGAAGATTTCGACCCCGCTGCACAAATTCGTTATCTGCAAGGTTATGAGGCCCGTGACGGTCATCGGCACATCCACGGTGCCAACCTGGGCGTGAGCGCTGGCGCTTATGTCCGCGCCGGCGGTTTCGAACCGCTGGCGTGCCATGAAGATGTCCAGTTGGTGCGCAACCTTGAGCGGTGCGGCGCCTCCATCGCCTGGAGCCATACGCCGCAAGTGATCACCAGTGCGCGCCTGGACGCCCGCGCACAAGGCGGGTTTGGCGATTATTTGAAGAGTTTGATGCACGCCACTTAA
- a CDS encoding PIG-L deacetylase family protein codes for MKLASLSDGRCGTAQIWNSAPQLAQILPITASSLVPAGARVVIIAPHPGDEVLACGGLLQLLSTLEHPLQLISITDGSASHPGSNIWPASRLSVVRPQESVEALRRLGMPLHSLKWIRGGFCDTALAAREVQLSQFIARYLQPGDAVFSTWRNDGNADHDAVGRASAKACSLVGAQLHELPIWAWHWPAREGAIIPWQRARKVRLDSWSVARKLHAVHAYASQLAGDPEIGLAPMLAQVLLERMREPYEIVLS; via the coding sequence ATGAAGCTTGCTTCCTTAAGCGACGGCCGTTGCGGTACGGCGCAAATCTGGAACAGCGCCCCGCAGCTGGCGCAAATCCTTCCGATCACCGCGTCCTCACTGGTACCCGCTGGCGCGCGCGTGGTCATCATCGCCCCGCATCCCGGCGACGAAGTGCTGGCCTGTGGCGGCTTGCTGCAGTTGCTCAGTACCCTGGAACACCCGCTGCAACTGATCTCCATCACCGACGGCAGTGCCAGCCACCCGGGGTCCAACATATGGCCGGCGAGCCGCTTGAGCGTGGTGCGCCCGCAGGAAAGCGTCGAAGCCCTGCGCCGCCTGGGCATGCCGTTGCACAGCCTGAAGTGGATACGTGGCGGGTTCTGCGATACCGCCCTCGCCGCCCGGGAAGTACAACTGAGCCAGTTCATCGCGCGTTACCTGCAGCCTGGCGACGCGGTGTTCAGCACCTGGCGCAATGACGGCAATGCCGACCATGACGCAGTCGGCCGTGCCAGCGCCAAGGCGTGCAGCCTGGTCGGAGCGCAGCTGCATGAATTGCCGATCTGGGCCTGGCACTGGCCCGCCCGAGAGGGGGCGATCATCCCCTGGCAACGGGCGCGCAAAGTGCGTCTGGACAGCTGGAGCGTGGCGCGCAAACTCCATGCCGTCCACGCCTATGCCAGCCAGTTGGCCGGCGACCCGGAAATCGGCCTGGCGCCCATGCTGGCCCAGGTGCTGCTGGAGCGTATGCGCGAGCCTTATGAGATCGTGCTGTCGTAA
- a CDS encoding alpha/beta fold hydrolase, with protein MHAQLNRRSKRHPLFLTFALLPFGVLGMAHAEMPEAPIRAVASTQTALGALKHVNAGLLDVAYAEVGPATGPVVILLHGWPYDIDSYAQVAPLLAAKGYRVLIPYARGYGDTRFLSDKTLRNGQPAALASDVIDFMDALKIKQAVLGGYDWGARSADIVSALWPERVKALVSVSGYLIGNQAAGKTPLPPKAELQWWYQFYFATERGADGYQKNTHDFAKLIWQLASPHWTFDDATFERSAKGLENPDHVAITVFNYRWRLGLVQGEPQYEPLEQKLAQAPSIGVPTITLEGDANGAPHPAPGDYAKRFTGKYAFRLINGGVGHNLPQEAPEAFAKAVIDADHL; from the coding sequence ATGCACGCTCAGTTGAATCGCCGCTCCAAACGCCACCCTCTTTTCCTGACCTTTGCCCTGTTGCCGTTCGGCGTCCTGGGCATGGCTCACGCGGAAATGCCCGAGGCGCCTATTCGGGCCGTCGCCAGCACTCAGACGGCCTTAGGGGCCCTCAAGCACGTCAACGCCGGCCTGCTGGACGTGGCCTATGCCGAAGTCGGCCCGGCGACCGGCCCAGTGGTGATCCTGCTACACGGCTGGCCCTACGACATTGACAGCTACGCCCAGGTGGCGCCGTTGCTGGCGGCCAAGGGTTATCGCGTGCTGATCCCTTACGCCCGCGGTTATGGCGACACGCGTTTTCTCTCGGATAAAACCCTGCGTAACGGCCAACCGGCCGCACTGGCCAGTGATGTGATCGACTTCATGGACGCGCTGAAGATCAAGCAAGCCGTGCTCGGCGGTTATGACTGGGGCGCCCGCTCGGCAGACATCGTTTCCGCGCTGTGGCCTGAGCGGGTCAAAGCGCTGGTGTCGGTCAGCGGTTACCTGATCGGCAACCAGGCGGCGGGCAAAACCCCTTTGCCGCCTAAAGCCGAGCTGCAATGGTGGTACCAGTTTTACTTTGCCACCGAACGCGGCGCGGATGGCTACCAGAAAAACACACACGACTTCGCCAAACTGATCTGGCAGCTGGCCTCACCGCACTGGACGTTCGATGACGCCACGTTCGAGCGCAGCGCCAAAGGCCTGGAGAACCCGGATCACGTGGCGATCACCGTGTTCAACTACCGCTGGCGCCTGGGCCTGGTCCAGGGCGAACCCCAATACGAACCGCTGGAGCAGAAACTCGCCCAGGCGCCATCGATTGGCGTGCCGACCATCACCCTCGAAGGTGACGCCAACGGCGCGCCGCACCCGGCCCCCGGCGACTACGCCAAGCGCTTTACCGGCAAGTATGCGTTTCGCCTGATCAATGGTGGCGTTGGCCACAACCTGCCGCAGGAAGCGCCCGAGGCGTTTGCCAAGGCCGTCATTGATGCGGATCACCTGTGA
- a CDS encoding amino acid permease, which produces MKTTTPGLYEKPALQRTLSNRHIQLMAMGGAIGTGLFMGSGKIIALSGTSIILIYMIIGLFVYFVMRAMGELLLSNLNFKSFADFAGAYLGPRAAFFLGWSYWLSWSVAVVGDAVVVGGFFQYWFPDVPAWMPAVGMLLTLFALNVLTVKLFGEVEFWFAIIKIIAVVTLIGVSVVLIASSFVSPTGVTASLTHLLDKQAAFPNGLFGFFAGFQMAIFSFAGTELIGTAAAETRSPERTLPKAINSIPLRIILFYVLALACIIAVTSWQQVSPSKSPFVELFLVAGFPAAAGIVNFVVLTSAASSANSGVFSASRMLFGLADLGDAPGIFGRLSNSSVPFISLAFTTLLMLLGLVLLFVVPEVMTAFTIVSTVSAILVIFTWSTILASYIAYRKKRPDLHAKSIYKMPGGVPMAWFSLAFLAFVLGLLALRPDTRLALYVMPAWFIWLGIAYQFSRFKGAHWMKATHSVTGDPHQ; this is translated from the coding sequence ATGAAAACAACCACGCCCGGGCTTTATGAAAAGCCTGCGTTGCAACGTACCCTGAGCAACCGCCATATCCAGTTGATGGCCATGGGCGGTGCGATCGGCACTGGCCTGTTCATGGGCTCCGGCAAGATCATTGCGCTGTCCGGCACCTCGATCATCCTGATCTACATGATCATTGGGCTGTTCGTGTATTTCGTGATGCGCGCCATGGGCGAGCTGCTGCTGTCCAACCTCAACTTCAAGAGCTTCGCCGACTTTGCCGGGGCGTACCTGGGGCCGCGCGCGGCGTTCTTTCTCGGCTGGTCGTACTGGTTGAGCTGGAGCGTAGCGGTGGTGGGGGATGCTGTGGTGGTCGGCGGCTTCTTCCAGTACTGGTTTCCGGATGTGCCGGCGTGGATGCCAGCGGTGGGTATGTTGCTCACGCTGTTCGCGCTGAACGTGCTGACGGTCAAGCTGTTTGGCGAAGTGGAGTTCTGGTTCGCGATCATCAAAATCATCGCCGTGGTGACCTTGATTGGCGTGAGTGTGGTGCTGATCGCCAGCTCGTTTGTCTCGCCCACCGGCGTCACAGCTTCGCTGACCCATTTGCTGGACAAACAGGCAGCGTTTCCCAATGGCCTTTTCGGCTTTTTTGCCGGCTTCCAGATGGCGATTTTTTCTTTCGCCGGCACCGAACTGATTGGCACGGCCGCCGCCGAAACCCGCTCGCCAGAGCGCACGTTGCCCAAGGCGATCAACTCGATCCCGCTGCGCATCATCCTGTTCTACGTGCTGGCGCTGGCGTGCATCATCGCGGTGACCTCGTGGCAGCAAGTCTCGCCGAGCAAAAGCCCGTTTGTTGAGTTGTTCCTGGTCGCAGGTTTTCCGGCCGCTGCGGGCATTGTGAATTTCGTGGTACTCACCTCGGCGGCGTCATCGGCCAACAGTGGCGTATTTTCGGCCAGCCGCATGCTGTTCGGGTTGGCCGACCTGGGGGATGCCCCGGGCATTTTTGGGCGGTTGTCGAACAGCAGCGTGCCGTTTATCAGCCTGGCGTTTACCACCCTGCTGATGCTATTGGGGCTGGTATTGCTGTTTGTGGTACCCGAGGTGATGACCGCCTTCACCATTGTGTCCACGGTGTCAGCGATCCTGGTGATTTTCACGTGGTCGACCATCCTCGCGTCCTACATCGCCTACCGTAAAAAACGCCCGGACCTGCACGCGAAATCCATCTACAAGATGCCTGGTGGTGTGCCGATGGCCTGGTTTTCCCTGGCGTTTCTCGCGTTTGTACTCGGCCTGTTGGCGCTGCGGCCGGATACACGCTTGGCGCTGTACGTGATGCCGGCCTGGTTTATCTGGCTGGGGATCGCTTACCAGTTTTCGCGCTTCAAGGGTGCCCATTGGATGAAGGCGACACACTCGGTCACAGGTGATCCGCATCAATGA
- a CDS encoding histone deacetylase family protein → MLTVFSEAHRLHHGTELKDGVLKPSFEQPSRADTVRDRVRQVGLGDIIVPRRFDRACYVNAHSERYVAFLETAWAEWTAIGRSHDALPLVWPVRDLANQQVPDFIDGKLGFFAMDAGSPITRTTWEAVKTSADIALTGLALLDEGHYSAFALCRPPGHHAAREYMGGYCYLNNAAIAAQQAITQGAKRVAVLDVDFHHGNGTQNIFYDRPDVMFISLHGDPAVSYPYFSGASSERGAGAGEGFNLNYPLPKNTTWDHYRTALVDACQQLRRFAPEVLVISLGVDTFKDDPISHFLLDSQDFLGMGEIIASVGVPTLFVMEGGYMVDEIGINAVNVLHGFESKTQ, encoded by the coding sequence ATGCTGACTGTTTTTAGCGAAGCCCACCGTTTGCACCATGGCACCGAACTGAAGGATGGCGTGCTCAAACCCTCGTTCGAACAACCGAGCCGCGCCGACACCGTGCGTGACCGCGTCAGGCAGGTTGGCTTGGGCGATATCATCGTACCGCGGCGCTTTGACCGGGCCTGTTATGTCAACGCCCACAGCGAGCGCTACGTGGCATTCCTCGAAACTGCCTGGGCCGAATGGACCGCCATCGGCCGCAGCCATGACGCACTGCCCCTGGTGTGGCCGGTCCGGGACTTGGCCAACCAACAAGTGCCGGATTTCATCGATGGCAAGTTGGGTTTCTTCGCCATGGACGCCGGCTCGCCGATTACCCGCACTACGTGGGAGGCGGTAAAAACCAGCGCCGATATCGCCTTGACCGGCCTGGCACTGTTGGATGAAGGCCATTACAGCGCCTTCGCCCTGTGCCGCCCACCGGGCCATCACGCGGCGCGTGAATACATGGGCGGCTATTGCTACCTCAACAACGCCGCGATTGCCGCGCAGCAAGCCATCACCCAAGGCGCCAAGCGCGTGGCGGTGCTGGATGTGGATTTTCACCACGGCAACGGCACGCAGAACATTTTCTACGACCGTCCGGACGTGATGTTCATTTCCCTGCATGGCGACCCGGCGGTGTCCTATCCGTATTTCTCCGGTGCCAGCAGTGAGCGCGGCGCAGGTGCGGGGGAGGGCTTCAACCTGAATTACCCGTTGCCCAAAAACACCACGTGGGACCACTACCGAACCGCCCTTGTCGACGCCTGCCAACAACTGCGCCGTTTTGCACCCGAGGTGCTGGTTATCTCCCTTGGTGTCGACACCTTCAAGGATGACCCCATCAGCCACTTCCTCCTCGACAGCCAGGACTTCCTCGGCATGGGCGAAATCATCGCCAGCGTTGGCGTGCCCACGCTGTTCGTGATGGAAGGCGGCTACATGGTCGATGAAATCGGCATCAATGCCGTCAACGTGCTGCACGGTTTCGAAAGCAAAACCCAATAA
- a CDS encoding Lrp/AsnC family transcriptional regulator: protein MVKNKTKQVALDDTDLAILALLQEDASISNAQLSERLSLSLTPCWRRRKRLEEEGVIKDYQANLDRKMLGLDIMAFVHVRFAIHTDHAPDAFEAVVKELPQVLSCHKITGDADYLLQVLAEDLDSYSEFVESVLRRQLGIASIQSSLALREVKATSRVAIPKRD, encoded by the coding sequence ATTGTGAAAAATAAAACCAAACAGGTCGCTCTTGATGACACTGATCTCGCCATCCTCGCCCTGCTGCAGGAAGACGCCAGTATTTCCAACGCTCAACTCAGCGAGCGTTTATCCCTGAGCCTCACGCCCTGCTGGCGCCGACGCAAACGCCTGGAAGAAGAAGGCGTGATCAAGGACTACCAGGCCAACCTCGATCGCAAGATGCTCGGGCTGGACATCATGGCCTTTGTGCATGTGCGTTTCGCCATCCATACCGACCATGCGCCTGACGCTTTCGAGGCGGTGGTGAAAGAGCTGCCGCAGGTATTGTCGTGCCACAAAATCACGGGGGATGCGGATTACCTGTTGCAAGTGCTGGCGGAAGATCTGGACAGCTACAGCGAGTTTGTCGAGAGCGTGCTAAGGCGCCAACTGGGGATTGCTTCGATCCAGTCCAGCCTGGCGTTGCGAGAGGTGAAGGCGACAAGCCGGGTGGCCATTCCCAAGCGCGACTGA
- a CDS encoding TonB-dependent siderophore receptor: MPVQQHGGKGFSPSLMALAVCLASAQAAFAADTETPATTLELGATQISGEQQLGETTEGTQSYTTGAMKTATKLPLTMRETPQAVTVITRQRMDDQAMTSVNDVVKNTPGLFLSQSSGPGRHTYKSRGFDIDNMMFDGIPSSYSGYANSVQPNLAMFDRVEVIRGATGLVTGAGNPSAAINFVRKRPTATPQVSITGAAGSWDDYRGEFDASSALNDSGTLRGRVVGSYRDANSFRKGEESDHGLFYAIGEADLSENTTATLGFSRQEDQTNHFWGGLPIGTDGHHLNLPRSTNPGSDWENKKLTIDTVFGDIEHRFANDWKLHIAGSSSQLDGVFTGTYQSRYQTTLARTAYQSNQDDKQYGLDTFFSGPVEAFGRTHEVVVGTSKRIYDATSKEFSPYDTNYPLNGAKPNFVRDGKGHSITTQDGVYLTTRLNLADPLKVILGARVDWYDYDDRQGDGDYKVTRNLTRYAGVIYDLDEHHSVYASYTDIFTPQTSRDFSDKPLEPIVGENYEVGIKGEYFNGALNASLAVFQIDQKNRATLPDSQVGCPITACYEASGLVRSQGIDLELQGSLTENWQVGGGFTYTRAHYVKDTKPANNNQRFDTDTPERLFKLTTSYRFQGPLEKLRIGGNVYWQSRMYNDVVLANSNTYRLEQGSYAVADVMAGYQVNKHLDLQLNVNNIFDRTYYSAIATSPIWGSTDTYGNPRSFGVTAKYSF, encoded by the coding sequence ATGCCTGTGCAACAACACGGCGGCAAAGGTTTTTCACCCAGTTTAATGGCGTTGGCTGTCTGTCTTGCAAGCGCCCAAGCGGCCTTTGCCGCGGACACTGAAACGCCAGCAACCACGCTTGAGCTGGGTGCCACGCAAATCTCCGGGGAGCAGCAGCTTGGCGAAACCACCGAAGGCACGCAGTCCTATACCACCGGCGCGATGAAAACGGCGACCAAGCTGCCATTGACCATGCGTGAGACCCCGCAGGCCGTCACGGTGATCACCCGCCAACGCATGGACGACCAGGCCATGACCAGCGTCAATGACGTGGTCAAGAACACGCCCGGCCTGTTCCTCAGCCAATCCAGCGGCCCCGGTCGGCATACCTATAAATCACGCGGGTTCGACATCGACAACATGATGTTCGACGGCATCCCCAGTTCGTATTCTGGCTACGCCAACAGCGTGCAGCCCAACTTAGCGATGTTCGACCGGGTGGAAGTGATTCGTGGCGCTACCGGACTGGTCACCGGCGCGGGCAACCCTTCGGCTGCGATCAACTTTGTGCGCAAGCGTCCCACTGCCACGCCGCAGGTTTCGATCACCGGTGCTGCCGGCAGTTGGGATGATTATCGCGGCGAATTCGACGCTTCCAGCGCCTTGAATGACAGCGGCACCCTGCGCGGTCGCGTGGTGGGTTCATACCGGGACGCCAACAGTTTCCGCAAGGGTGAAGAAAGCGATCACGGACTGTTCTATGCCATCGGCGAAGCCGACCTCAGCGAAAACACCACGGCGACCCTGGGCTTCTCGCGCCAGGAAGATCAGACCAACCACTTCTGGGGCGGCTTGCCGATCGGCACTGACGGCCACCACCTGAACCTGCCTCGCTCCACCAACCCCGGCTCGGACTGGGAAAACAAGAAACTGACCATCGACACGGTATTTGGTGATATCGAGCATCGCTTCGCCAACGATTGGAAACTCCACATCGCCGGCTCCTCATCACAGTTGGACGGTGTATTCACCGGTACCTACCAGTCGCGCTATCAAACCACCCTGGCGCGCACCGCCTACCAATCGAACCAGGATGACAAGCAATACGGGCTGGACACCTTCTTCAGCGGCCCGGTCGAAGCCTTCGGTCGTACCCATGAAGTGGTGGTGGGCACCAGCAAACGCATCTATGACGCCACTTCCAAGGAGTTCAGCCCCTACGACACCAACTACCCACTCAATGGCGCAAAGCCGAACTTCGTACGCGACGGCAAAGGCCACAGCATCACCACCCAGGATGGTGTTTACTTGACAACCCGCCTGAACCTGGCAGACCCGCTCAAGGTCATCCTGGGCGCCCGTGTGGACTGGTATGACTACGATGACCGCCAGGGCGATGGCGACTACAAAGTCACCCGCAACCTCACACGCTACGCCGGGGTGATCTACGACCTTGACGAGCACCATTCGGTCTACGCCAGCTATACCGATATCTTCACGCCGCAGACAAGTCGGGATTTTTCGGACAAACCCTTGGAACCTATCGTCGGTGAAAACTACGAAGTCGGCATCAAGGGCGAGTACTTCAACGGTGCGCTCAACGCCAGCCTGGCAGTATTCCAGATCGACCAGAAAAACCGCGCGACATTGCCTGACAGCCAGGTGGGATGCCCGATCACCGCTTGCTACGAAGCGTCCGGACTGGTTCGCAGCCAGGGTATAGATCTGGAGCTGCAAGGTTCCCTCACTGAGAACTGGCAAGTCGGCGGTGGCTTTACCTACACCCGTGCGCATTACGTCAAGGACACCAAGCCTGCCAATAACAACCAGCGTTTCGACACCGACACCCCAGAGCGCCTGTTCAAACTCACCACCTCCTATCGCTTCCAGGGCCCGCTGGAAAAACTGCGCATCGGTGGCAACGTTTACTGGCAAAGCCGCATGTACAACGATGTGGTGCTCGCCAACAGCAATACCTATCGCCTGGAACAAGGCAGCTATGCAGTTGCAGACGTTATGGCCGGGTACCAGGTAAACAAGCATCTGGACCTGCAGTTGAACGTGAACAACATCTTTGACCGCACCTACTACTCGGCAATCGCCACCAGCCCGATCTGGGGTTCCACCGACACCTACGGCAACCCACGCAGCTTTGGCGTCACGGCCAAATACAGCTTCTGA
- a CDS encoding methyl-accepting chemotaxis protein, with the protein MPTPARFFEHYRKADRIMLALIWLMFLFSLGLAFWHDTLMQAVIVGGGTGVVLTALYRALGGTRVMRCALGAGLMVMAALHINQAQGVIEAHFGIFALLAVLTFYRDWLPILIAAATIAVHHVVFHALQHQGFPVFVMEHHGGWTMVFVHAFYVVMETVALLYLAVHSQAEAVESQEMLEKMLAVTSQLTVEADSADKGTMRVSLAKRFDHFLQQITHLIDGVARDSHGLGQLGQELADASGTLEKGARHQLAEITQMTGSMQRMEDAMGHIAVHVEHAVDHAGKASQQVLRGQESVSRAQQEITQLASRLNGTHETVQGLATQAEHIGTVLEVISSIANQTNLLALNAAIEAARAGEQGRGFAVVADEVRSLAQRTAVSTQEIKTIIESLQHGSRQAVEAMHDSRQGVERCVEDSQVAVDMLRAVGNDIAHIDDLNGRIVTTTREQTSANLEIVGRLQSVQSIAQSTADDVEMLARSSERLPPIAVRLDALGRRFHQ; encoded by the coding sequence ATGCCCACCCCCGCGCGTTTTTTCGAGCACTACCGTAAAGCCGACCGCATCATGCTGGCGTTGATCTGGCTGATGTTTTTGTTTTCGCTGGGCCTGGCGTTCTGGCACGACACATTGATGCAGGCCGTGATCGTGGGCGGCGGCACCGGCGTGGTGCTCACTGCGCTTTATCGAGCCCTTGGCGGAACCCGCGTGATGCGCTGCGCATTAGGCGCGGGCCTGATGGTGATGGCGGCATTGCACATCAACCAGGCGCAGGGGGTGATCGAAGCGCACTTCGGGATCTTCGCGCTGCTGGCGGTCCTGACGTTTTATCGCGACTGGCTGCCGATCCTGATCGCAGCGGCGACAATTGCCGTGCACCACGTGGTATTCCATGCGCTGCAACATCAAGGTTTCCCGGTATTCGTGATGGAACACCACGGCGGCTGGACCATGGTGTTCGTTCACGCCTTCTACGTGGTGATGGAAACCGTTGCCCTGCTCTACCTGGCCGTGCACAGCCAGGCCGAAGCAGTCGAGAGTCAGGAAATGCTCGAGAAAATGCTCGCGGTCACTTCTCAGCTCACCGTTGAGGCCGACAGCGCTGACAAAGGCACAATGCGCGTTTCCCTGGCCAAGCGTTTCGACCACTTCCTGCAACAGATCACCCACCTGATCGACGGCGTCGCCCGTGACTCCCACGGCCTCGGCCAACTCGGCCAGGAACTGGCAGACGCCAGCGGCACCCTGGAAAAAGGCGCGCGGCATCAGTTGGCAGAAATCACCCAGATGACCGGCTCGATGCAGCGCATGGAAGACGCCATGGGCCACATCGCCGTACACGTCGAACATGCCGTGGATCACGCAGGCAAAGCCAGTCAACAAGTCCTGCGCGGCCAGGAAAGCGTGAGCCGCGCCCAGCAGGAAATCACCCAATTGGCCTCACGCCTCAACGGCACGCACGAGACTGTGCAAGGCCTGGCCACACAAGCCGAACACATCGGCACCGTACTGGAAGTCATCAGCAGCATCGCCAACCAAACCAACCTTCTCGCCCTCAACGCCGCCATCGAAGCCGCCCGCGCCGGCGAGCAAGGCCGTGGCTTCGCGGTGGTCGCCGACGAAGTCCGCAGCCTGGCGCAGCGCACGGCGGTGTCCACCCAAGAAATCAAAACCATCATCGAAAGCCTGCAACACGGCAGCCGCCAAGCCGTAGAAGCCATGCACGACAGCCGCCAGGGCGTCGAACGTTGCGTGGAAGACAGCCAGGTGGCGGTCGATATGCTGCGCGCGGTAGGCAATGACATCGCGCACATCGACGACCTGAATGGGCGGATCGTGACCACCACCCGCGAACAGACGTCGGCGAACCTGGAGATTGTCGGGCGGTTGCAGTCGGTGCAAAGCATTGCGCAGAGCACAGCGGATGATGTGGAGATGTTGGCGAGGAGCAGTGAACGGTTACCGCCGATTGCGGTGAGGTTGGATGCGTTGGGGAGGCGGTTTCATCAGTGA
- a CDS encoding HAD hydrolase-like protein → MSINDLEVAHPIETGAIIFDLDGTLVDSAGDMTAQLNTILIERNLEPILVATTSLFLGDGMRSFAKRAFCLRGVDDLEEAIDTFTSRYEHTDHRMTKPYEGVIETLSALRDAGWKLSVCTNKNEMIAIDILKQTDLLRFMDVVCGGDTVAFKKPDPRHLSAVVARADYEKLPKIMIGDNWNDFEAARAYGIPFAFASWGYGTLPDDCNAANLTKFSDILDIVGLPVH, encoded by the coding sequence ATGTCGATAAATGACCTGGAAGTTGCACACCCGATTGAGACCGGCGCAATCATTTTTGACCTTGACGGTACTCTTGTCGACTCTGCGGGCGACATGACCGCGCAACTGAACACCATTCTGATCGAGCGGAATCTTGAGCCAATTCTGGTCGCAACCACTTCATTATTCCTCGGTGACGGAATGCGTTCTTTTGCCAAGCGGGCGTTCTGCTTGCGGGGAGTGGATGATTTGGAAGAAGCGATCGATACCTTCACCTCGCGCTACGAACATACTGACCACCGGATGACAAAACCCTATGAAGGGGTAATTGAAACCCTCAGCGCGTTGCGAGACGCGGGATGGAAACTATCGGTTTGTACGAATAAAAACGAAATGATCGCCATCGATATTCTCAAGCAAACCGACCTGTTGAGATTTATGGATGTGGTTTGTGGTGGGGATACCGTGGCCTTCAAGAAGCCTGACCCTAGACACCTAAGTGCAGTGGTAGCGCGGGCCGATTATGAAAAGCTTCCCAAGATCATGATCGGAGACAACTGGAACGATTTTGAAGCCGCCCGTGCGTACGGAATTCCGTTTGCTTTTGCCAGTTGGGGCTACGGAACTCTGCCCGACGATTGCAACGCCGCTAACCTCACAAAATTCAGTGACATTCTCGACATCGTTGGCTTGCCTGTGCATTGA